In Felis catus isolate Fca126 chromosome A2, F.catus_Fca126_mat1.0, whole genome shotgun sequence, the following proteins share a genomic window:
- the RFX1 gene encoding MHC class II regulatory factor RFX1 isoform X2, producing the protein MATPAYVTELQAAPQPSQPPQAQPQPPPPPAAAPQPPQPPAAAATPQPQYVTELQSPQPQAQPPGSQKQYVTELPATPTPSQPAGAPTPTPASQQYIVVTVSEGAMRASETVSEASPGSTASQTGVPTQVVQQVQGTQQRLLVQTSVQAKPGHVSPLQLTNISVPQQALPTQRLVVQSTAPGGKGGQVSLTVHGTQQVHSPPERSPGQANSSSSKTAGAPAGAVPQQLQRSVVQATPQAPKAGPVQQLTVQGLQPVHVAQESSGSQFPARKAEQQEPRPTPPPEPPPRPPTPGPRPSALAPEPPPLPPACRGEVRQLGSPQPPPPHYEPGAEQWVELVGVMPPHLLLPQQKVVFEPLPGLPARASPDQRVRIQRVPQVLVFGTAATALKVQQLQQVPVPHVYSSQVQYVEGGDASYTASAIRSSTYPYPETPLYTQTAGASYYEAAGTAAQVSTPATSQAVASSGSVPMYVSGSQVVTSSASSAGGASGGAGGTGGTGGGGGGGGGGGGGGGGSAGGGSGAGTYVIQGGYMLGSASQSYSHTTRASPATVQWLLDNYETAEGVSLPRSTLYCHYLLHCQEQKLEPVNAASFGKLIRSVFMGLRTRRLGTRGNSKYHYYGLRIKASSPLLRLMEDQQHMAMRGQPFSQKQRLKPLQKMEGMTNGVAVGPQQAAGLSDISAQVQQYQQFLDASRSLPDFSELDLQGKVLPEGVGPGDIKAFQVLYREHCEAIVDVMVNLQFTLVETLWKTFWRYNLSQPNEAPPLAVHDEAEKRLPKASLVLLSKFEPVLQWTKHCDNVLYQGLVEILIPDVLRPIPSALTQAIRNFAKSLESWLTHAMVNIPEEMLRVKVAAAGAFAQTLRRYTSLNHLAQAARAVLQNTAQINQMLSDLNRVDFANVQEQASWVCRCEDRVVQRLEQDFKVTLQQQNSLEQWAAWLDGVVSQVLKPYQGSAGFPKAAKLFLLKWSFYSSMVIRDLTLRSAASFGSFHLIRLLYDEYMYYLIEHRVAQAKGETPIAVMGEFANLTTSLNPLDPDKDEEEEEEEESEDELPQDISLAAGGESPALGPDALEPPAKLARTDTRGLFVQALPSS; encoded by the exons AAGGCGCCATGCGGGCCAGTGAGACTGTATCAGAAGCCAGCCCGGGCTCCACAGCCAGCCAGACCGGAGTCCCCACTCAGGTGGTTCAGCAGGTGCAGGGCACCCAGCAG CGTCTGCTGGTCCAGACAAGCGTGCAGGCCAAGCCGGGCCACGTGTCTCCCCTCCAGCTCACCAACATCTCAGTGCCCCAGCAG GCTCTCCCCACGCAGCGTCTGGTGGTGCAGAGCACGGCCCCAGGCGGCAAGGGTGGCCAGGTTTCCCTGACAGTGCATGGCACCCAGCAGGTGCACTCGCCCCCTGAG CGGTCGCCGGGGCAGGCAAACAGCTCCTCCAGCAAGACGGCTGGGGCCCCCGCGGGTGCAGTGCCGCAGCAGCTGCAG AGGTCCGTGGTCCAAGCCACTCCACAGGCGCCCAAAGCCGGCCCCGTGCAGCAACTTACGGTGCAGGGGCTCCAGCCAGTTCACGTGGCTCAAGAG AGCTCAGGCAGTCAGTTTCCCGCTAGGAAGGCAGAGCAGCAGGAGCCCCGGCCCACGCCGCCGCCGGAGCCGCCGCCCCGGCCACCCACGCCCGGGCCCCGGCCGAGCGCGCTGGCCCCGGAGCCGCCGCCGCTCCCGCCCGCGTGCAGGGGCGAGGTCCGGCAGCTAGGCAGCCCCCAGCCGCCGCCGCCCCATTACGAGCCGGGCGCCGAGCAGTGGGTGGAGCTGGTGGGCGTGATGCCCCCGCACCTGCTCCTGCCGCAGCAGAAAGTGGTCTTCGAGCCACTGCCCGGGCTCCCGGCCCGAGCCAGCCCCGACCAGAGGGTCAGGATCCAGAGAGTCCCCCAGGTGCTAGTGTTCGGCACGGCCGCCACGGCCCTCAAA GTGCAGCAGCTCCAGCAGGTGCCCGTCCCACACGTGTACTCCAGCCAAGTGCAGTATGTGGAGGGTGGTGACGCCAGCTACACGGCCAGTGCCAT CCGCTCCAGTACCTACCCCTACCCGGAGACGCCGCTGTACACGCAGACAGCGGGCGCAAGCTACTACGAAGCTGCAGGCACAGCTGCGCAGGTCAGCACGCCCGCTACCTCCCAGGCGGTGGCCAGCAGCGGCTCTGTGCCCATGTACGTGTCCGGGAGCCAGGTCGTCACCAGCTCCGCCAGCAGCGCGGGTGGAGCCAGCGGCGGCGCCGGCGGCACCGGCGGCACCGGCGgtggcgggggcggcggcggcggcgggggcggtggcggcggcggcagtGCCGGCGGCGGCAGCGGAGCAGGCACCTATGTGATCCAGGGCGGCTACATGCTGGGCAGCGCCAGCCAGTCCTACTCCCACACCACGCGTGCCTCGCCAGCCACC GTTCAGTGGCTCCTAGACAACTATGAGACGGCCGAGGGTGTGAGCCTGCCACGGAGCACCCTCTACTGCCACTACCTGCTGCACTGCCAGGAGCAGAAGCTGGAGCCCGTCAACGCCGCCTCCTTCGGCAAGCTCATCCGCTCCGTGTTCATGGGCCTGCGCACCCGACGGCTGGGCACCAG gGGCAACTCCAAATACCACTACTACGGCCTGCGGATCAAGGCCAGCTCGCCCCTGCTGCGACTGATGGAGGACCAGCAGCACATGGCCATGCGGGGCCAGCCCTTCTCACAGAAGCAGAG GCTCAAGCCCCTCCAGAAGATGGAGGGCATGACGAACGGCGTGGCCGTGGGGCCGCAGCAGGCCGCGGGGCTGTCGGACATCAGCGCGCAGGTGCAGCAGTATCAGCAGTTTCTGG ATGCCTCGAGGAGTCTCCCTGACTTCTCGGAGCTTGACCTCCAGGGCAAAGTGCTCCCCGAGGGCGTCGGGCCTGGGGACATCAAGGCCTTCCAGGTCCTGTACCGGGAACACTGTGAG GCCATTGTCGACGTCATGGTGAACCTGCAGTTCACCCTGGTGGAGACGCTGTGGAAAACCTTCTGGAGGTACAACCTCAGCCAGCCCAACGAGGCGCCTCCGCTGGCCGT GCACGACGAGGCTGAGAAGCGGCTGCCCAAGGCCAGCCTGGTGCTCCTCTCCAAGTTTGAGCCAGTGCTGCAGTGGACCAAGCACTGTGACAACGTGCTGTACCAGGGCCTGGTGGAGATCCTCATCCCTGACGTGCTGCGGCCCATCCCCA GTGCCTTGACCCAAGCGATCCGGAACTTTGCCAAGAGCCTGGAGAGCTGGCTCACCCACGCCATGGTGAACATCCCAGAGGAGATGCTGCGTGTGAAG gTGGCGGCGGCCGGTGCCTTCGCGCAGACGCTGCGACGCTACACGTCGCTCAACCACTTGGCGCAGGCGGCGCGGGCAGTGCTGCAGAACACCGCGCAGATCAACCAGATGCTGAGCGACCTCAACCGCGTGGACTTCGCCAACGTGCAG GAGCAGGCCTCGTGGGTATGCCGCTGCGAGGACCGCGTGGTGCAGCGTCTGGAGCAGGACTTCAAGGTGACCCTGCAGCAGCAGAACTCGCTGGAGCAGTGGGCGGCCTGGCTGGACGGCGTCGTGAGCCAGGTGCTTAAGCCCTACCAGGGCAGCGCCGGCTTCCCCAAGGCCGCCAAGCTCTTCCTCCTTAAGTGGTCCTTCTACAG CTCCATGGTGATCCGGGACCTGACCCTGCGCAGCGCTGCCAGCTTTGGGTCCTTCCACCTCATCCGGCTGCTCTACGACGAGTACATGTACTACCTGATCGAGCACCGCGTGGCCCAGGCCAAGGGCGAGACCCCCATCGCCGTCATGGGCGAG TTCGCCAACCTGACCACCTCGCTGAACCCCCTTGACCCGGACAAAG acgaggaggaggaagaggaggaggagagcgaGGACGAGCTGCCACAGGACATCTCACTGGCGGCCGGCGGAGAGTCACCCGCGCTGGGCCCGGACGCCCTCGAGCCGCCGGCCAAGTTGGCAAGGACAGACACACGGGGCCTCTTCGTGCAGGCGCTGCCCTCCAGCTAA